A genomic window from Leptolyngbya sp. BL0902 includes:
- a CDS encoding dihydrolipoamide acetyltransferase family protein, which translates to MIREVFMPALSSTMTEGKIVSWVKAPGDKVEKGETVVIVESDKADMDVESFHEGILAAIVVEAGGTAPVGEAIALLAETEAEVEAAKQQAAAKASTMGGEAAAAPAAPVAVAEAPAAVSAQNGTTASPRSGRVVISPRARKLAKDLKVDLATLQGSGPHGRIVAQDVELAAGKTPTPTGPATTALVAAPAPAPLPVVAAAPAPAPSTAPLGQLVPFSTLQQSVVRNMNASLTVPVFHVGYTITTDALDALYKQIKSKGVTMTGLLAKAVAVALKKHPVLNAYYTDQGLQYRPNINVAVAVAMEGGGLITPVLQNADQQDIYSLSRTWRDLVERSRVKQLKPEEYTSGTFTLSNLGMFGVDSFDAILPPGQGSILAIGAAKPTVVATADGLMGVKRQMRVNITCDHRIIYGADAASFLKDLADVIENNPQSLTL; encoded by the coding sequence ATGATTCGCGAAGTCTTCATGCCCGCCCTCAGCTCCACCATGACCGAAGGCAAAATTGTTTCCTGGGTAAAAGCTCCGGGCGACAAGGTGGAAAAGGGCGAAACGGTGGTGATTGTTGAGTCGGACAAGGCGGATATGGATGTGGAGTCCTTCCATGAAGGCATCCTTGCGGCCATTGTGGTGGAGGCGGGCGGCACCGCTCCCGTAGGCGAAGCCATTGCCCTCCTTGCTGAAACGGAGGCCGAGGTCGAAGCGGCTAAACAGCAGGCCGCCGCCAAAGCCAGCACGATGGGGGGTGAGGCCGCTGCTGCTCCCGCTGCTCCCGTGGCCGTGGCCGAAGCCCCTGCGGCAGTTTCAGCCCAAAACGGAACCACTGCTAGCCCTCGCAGTGGCCGTGTCGTCATTTCGCCCCGTGCCCGCAAGCTAGCCAAAGACCTCAAGGTAGACCTTGCTACCCTACAAGGCAGCGGCCCCCACGGTCGGATTGTGGCCCAAGATGTAGAACTGGCCGCAGGGAAAACCCCCACCCCCACTGGCCCCGCCACGACGGCCCTGGTGGCGGCTCCGGCTCCGGCTCCCCTGCCCGTGGTGGCCGCTGCCCCAGCTCCCGCCCCTAGTACGGCTCCCCTGGGGCAGTTGGTGCCCTTCAGCACCCTGCAACAGTCGGTGGTGCGGAATATGAACGCTAGCCTCACGGTACCCGTCTTCCACGTCGGCTACACCATCACCACCGATGCCCTAGATGCCCTCTACAAGCAAATCAAATCTAAAGGCGTGACCATGACTGGGCTGCTGGCCAAGGCCGTGGCCGTAGCGCTGAAGAAACATCCCGTCCTCAACGCCTACTACACCGACCAAGGTTTGCAGTACCGCCCCAACATCAATGTGGCTGTGGCCGTGGCTATGGAGGGCGGCGGATTGATTACCCCCGTGCTGCAAAACGCCGACCAGCAAGACATCTATTCTCTCTCGCGCACCTGGCGCGATCTGGTAGAGCGCTCTCGCGTGAAGCAGCTCAAGCCCGAAGAATATACCTCTGGCACCTTTACCCTGTCGAACCTGGGGATGTTTGGGGTGGATAGCTTCGACGCCATTCTGCCCCCTGGTCAGGGTTCCATCCTAGCGATTGGGGCCGCCAAGCCCACTGTGGTGGCCACCGCCGACGGCCTGATGGGCGTGAAGCGACAGATGCGCGTTAACATCACCTGCGACCACCGAATTATCTACGGAGCCGATGCCGCCAGCTTCCTCAAGGATCTGGCCGACGTCATTGAAAATAATCCCCAATCCTTGACGCTATAG
- a CDS encoding TolC family protein has translation MRDSCRRRLIRLGLGAAALAWPTLPAVAQPETLVSAGSSLPVLLSSPKTPATSAKGDPTTLNLIQGDRALLALDPEATPAPADQDTLPLQGGDRPDAGSASEAAEPNSAEPVPTNLVDPTLPTEVTAPRSDLDLDYLRPHPNPLRLQTQPAEVEIVGTQPISLETAIELAYRNSEELRIAQLQLERSYEGLRAEQALRLPTADLNATLEVTDQTNFGLGLNNTATRFNSGIRADYDLGVSGERAARIRVAEEQVRLATLQVERAQVELRLNTITDYYAVQEASEQIRINQAFLQEAEENLRITRLREEVGVGTRFDVLRAEVQVANARQNITQAQSQRDIAQRQLARRLNVPPSINLTTLGVEVMGTWPLSLEESIVLAYQNRAELEQFLVEREFNEAQRQATLARTRPSVGLFAQYNFQALLITPEGVPTSTNDGFAMGAQLAWRLYDGGGTRARAAQSELDIRIDEFEFENARNLIRIQVEEAYYTLQANQTNIDTATLAVSQAQQALRLANLRFEAGVGTQTEVLSATSELTQAEGNLVRAKLEYNRALARLERAVSNLSTLPR, from the coding sequence ATGCGTGACTCGTGCCGTCGTCGCTTGATCCGTCTTGGTTTGGGGGCGGCTGCCCTGGCTTGGCCTACGTTGCCCGCTGTGGCCCAGCCTGAGACCCTGGTCAGTGCGGGATCTAGCCTTCCTGTTCTTTTGTCTTCCCCAAAAACTCCCGCCACTTCGGCTAAGGGAGACCCCACGACCCTCAATCTGATCCAGGGGGATAGGGCTTTGCTCGCCCTAGATCCAGAGGCAACCCCTGCGCCTGCTGACCAAGACACCCTGCCTCTCCAGGGGGGGGATCGGCCTGACGCTGGATCGGCCTCCGAGGCCGCTGAGCCAAATTCAGCCGAACCCGTTCCCACAAATCTGGTCGACCCTACCTTGCCTACCGAGGTCACAGCGCCTCGGTCTGACCTGGATCTGGACTACCTCAGGCCCCATCCCAATCCCCTGCGGCTGCAAACCCAGCCTGCTGAGGTGGAAATTGTCGGCACCCAGCCCATTTCCCTAGAAACCGCCATTGAACTGGCCTACCGCAACAGCGAGGAATTGCGGATCGCCCAGCTTCAGCTTGAGCGTAGCTATGAAGGGCTGCGGGCCGAGCAGGCGCTCCGGTTGCCCACCGCCGACCTCAATGCCACCCTGGAGGTCACGGATCAAACCAACTTTGGCCTAGGGCTGAACAACACCGCCACCCGCTTCAATAGCGGCATCCGCGCCGACTATGACCTGGGGGTGTCTGGGGAGCGGGCGGCCCGTATTCGGGTGGCTGAAGAGCAGGTGCGCTTAGCGACGCTTCAGGTGGAACGCGCCCAGGTTGAACTGCGCCTGAATACCATCACCGACTACTACGCGGTGCAGGAGGCCAGTGAGCAAATCCGCATCAACCAAGCCTTCCTGCAAGAAGCCGAGGAAAACCTGCGCATTACCCGGCTGCGGGAGGAAGTAGGCGTGGGCACCCGGTTTGATGTGCTGCGGGCCGAGGTGCAGGTGGCCAATGCCCGCCAAAACATTACCCAAGCCCAAAGCCAGCGCGACATTGCCCAGCGCCAACTGGCCCGCCGCCTGAATGTCCCCCCCTCCATCAACCTCACCACCCTGGGCGTGGAGGTGATGGGCACCTGGCCCCTGAGCCTGGAGGAAAGCATTGTGCTGGCCTACCAGAACCGAGCCGAACTAGAGCAGTTCCTCGTCGAGCGGGAATTTAACGAGGCCCAGCGACAGGCCACCCTCGCCCGCACCCGGCCCAGCGTGGGGCTGTTTGCCCAGTACAATTTCCAAGCCCTGCTGATTACGCCGGAGGGCGTGCCCACGAGCACCAACGATGGCTTTGCCATGGGGGCACAGTTAGCTTGGCGGCTTTACGATGGCGGTGGCACCCGCGCACGGGCAGCCCAAAGCGAGCTGGATATCCGCATCGACGAGTTTGAGTTTGAGAATGCCCGCAACCTGATCCGCATCCAGGTAGAGGAAGCCTACTACACCCTGCAAGCCAACCAAACCAACATTGACACCGCCACCCTCGCCGTCAGTCAAGCCCAGCAGGCGCTGAGGCTGGCCAACCTACGCTTTGAGGCTGGGGTGGGCACCCAAACCGAAGTACTCAGCGCCACCAGCGAATTGACCCAAGCCGAGGGCAACCTCGTTCGGGCCAAGCTAGAGTACAACCGTGCCCTAGCCCGTCTAGAGCGGGCCGTGAGCAACCTGAGTACCCTGCCCCGCTAG
- a CDS encoding autotransporter outer membrane beta-barrel domain-containing protein — protein MKRPLPSVLVMVGLVGIAAAPAFGQLSTLPPLQFCSSRFPAPCPQYFVPRDGIPVPNLEIVPWDSPRAVEFLNTFTAETPSDSLLGQFIQRAGSDAIIQVIQEGVNDPALINSFGRLVLELSEESPEPDQLQQAEADFLSWLQSQVSFIDDDQPTIDDDDSLPEELIPLQEAITEVLNTLPTEEREAILNLPEEELEAVVLSLIPQTPVAHLSLSQRGQESVSRYLLDRTQLRRRMLQNPAPMGAARPSLDLSGLNLSALATAEGLPFSGVPPAAVSGSAPDSARAVREALRLEVEAYPMATMAADLFKAAASPHSADVAPVAQETSLTPAAIHRPWSAFISGDIAWGNAQGVPDFDVNQYVIMAGADYTFNPNFLLGGAIAYSTGSQRNDLATADADSVSLNLYGTGTYGSGGYTTGFIGYGFDSFSSRRTIAIPGSPLTALGSSSGNQFNVGVETGWFFTTGGVILEPSLGLRYVSNRVNGYTETGADPWATVIDGYNSNSTIANLGLNVAYPILTGDRYILPFVGLGLNHRLGYSAPVITARFVGGGDSFVLPIDDIDRTWFDLTAGVSADLSPNTVGQILFRTDLGRFDANLNSLSVNLRHRF, from the coding sequence ATGAAACGACCTCTGCCATCGGTTTTAGTAATGGTTGGCCTAGTGGGTATAGCAGCGGCCCCTGCCTTTGGCCAGCTTTCAACGCTGCCCCCCCTTCAGTTTTGTAGTAGCCGTTTCCCCGCTCCTTGTCCCCAGTATTTTGTGCCCCGTGATGGTATCCCTGTTCCCAACTTAGAAATTGTTCCCTGGGATAGCCCTCGCGCCGTTGAATTTTTGAATACCTTCACTGCCGAGACGCCCTCAGACTCTTTACTCGGGCAGTTTATTCAGAGGGCTGGCTCTGATGCCATCATCCAGGTCATTCAAGAAGGGGTGAATGATCCGGCTTTAATTAATAGCTTTGGGCGGTTGGTTCTAGAACTATCGGAAGAATCTCCCGAACCTGACCAACTACAGCAGGCCGAGGCCGACTTTCTCTCTTGGCTACAGTCTCAGGTGTCCTTTATCGACGATGATCAACCGACCATTGATGACGATGATTCTTTGCCAGAGGAGCTTATCCCCCTTCAAGAGGCCATTACTGAGGTGTTAAACACCCTGCCCACCGAGGAGCGAGAGGCCATCCTGAACCTACCGGAGGAGGAGTTGGAAGCCGTTGTGCTGTCCCTCATTCCTCAAACCCCAGTAGCCCACCTATCCCTTAGCCAACGAGGACAGGAAAGTGTCTCTCGGTACCTCCTAGACCGCACTCAACTCCGCAGACGGATGCTGCAAAACCCTGCCCCCATGGGTGCTGCGCGTCCTAGCCTAGATCTGTCTGGCCTAAACCTCTCAGCCTTGGCCACCGCTGAAGGGCTACCGTTCTCTGGGGTGCCCCCTGCCGCTGTCTCTGGATCGGCCCCAGATTCAGCCCGTGCTGTGCGGGAGGCGCTGCGGTTGGAGGTTGAAGCCTACCCCATGGCCACCATGGCTGCGGATTTATTCAAGGCTGCGGCATCGCCACACTCCGCCGATGTCGCCCCCGTGGCCCAGGAAACCTCCCTCACCCCCGCCGCGATCCACCGTCCTTGGTCAGCGTTTATTTCTGGGGATATAGCCTGGGGAAATGCCCAGGGCGTGCCAGACTTTGATGTAAATCAATACGTCATCATGGCCGGGGCAGACTACACGTTTAATCCTAACTTTCTGCTGGGGGGCGCTATTGCCTACAGCACCGGAAGCCAGCGGAATGACCTAGCAACGGCGGATGCCGATAGTGTCTCCCTCAACCTCTATGGCACAGGCACCTACGGCTCCGGCGGCTATACCACGGGCTTCATCGGCTACGGCTTTGATAGCTTCAGCAGTCGCCGCACCATTGCCATTCCTGGCAGTCCCCTTACGGCCCTGGGGTCTAGCAGCGGCAACCAATTTAATGTTGGGGTAGAAACAGGCTGGTTTTTCACCACCGGGGGAGTCATTCTGGAGCCATCCCTGGGCTTGAGATATGTCAGCAACCGGGTGAATGGCTACACCGAAACAGGGGCTGATCCTTGGGCTACGGTGATAGACGGCTACAACAGCAATTCCACCATTGCCAACCTGGGTTTGAATGTGGCCTACCCCATTTTGACCGGAGATCGCTACATCTTGCCCTTTGTCGGGTTGGGGCTAAATCATCGCCTGGGCTATTCGGCCCCGGTGATAACGGCCCGCTTTGTGGGCGGTGGAGACAGCTTTGTGCTGCCCATAGACGACATTGACCGCACCTGGTTTGACCTCACCGCTGGGGTCAGCGCCGACCTGAGCCCTAATACCGTGGGGCAAATCCTGTTCCGCACCGATCTCGGTCGGTTTGATGCCAACCTCAATAGTCTCTCCGTCAACCTGCGCCATCGGTTCTAA
- a CDS encoding TIGR03279 family radical SAM protein produces MAASAIRPARISRVLPGSIAEELGFEPGDALVAINDQYPRDLIDYRFLCADEELTLEVLDRDGKTHRVELEKDIDADLGLEFETALFDGLMQCNNACPFCFIDQQPPGKRDTLYLKDDDYRLSFLYGSYLTLTNLLPQEWERIAQLRLSPLYVSVHATEAEVRSRLLKNPRAGQILEQLAWFQAQRLQIHAQVVVCPGINDGDHLETTLRDLAKFHQGDIPAVTSVAVVPVGLTRFRPPQDELTPVTADQAAATIAQVEALQAEFMAQFGTRFAWLADEWYLLANQEVPSADDYEDYPQLDNGVGSIRQFLTQFEDSASNYLPDAVHPPRTLTWVVGNAVEHAFQPIVDRLNQVEDLTVQLVALASDYWGRDLTVTGLLTGQDLMAGLDGKELGDALLLPTVMLKPSDSGQPEDTLFLDDVSVAEVGQRFKVPILPIEDTDALVKICCGVVPKATYTNLQPAVGYWAPS; encoded by the coding sequence ATGGCTGCATCCGCAATTCGTCCAGCTCGCATTTCCCGCGTTTTACCTGGCTCCATTGCCGAGGAATTGGGGTTTGAGCCCGGTGATGCCCTAGTCGCCATTAACGATCAGTATCCCAGGGATTTGATCGACTACCGCTTTCTCTGCGCCGATGAGGAACTGACCCTAGAGGTGCTCGACCGCGACGGCAAAACCCATCGGGTGGAGCTCGAAAAAGACATCGACGCCGACCTAGGGCTAGAGTTTGAAACCGCTCTGTTCGATGGGTTGATGCAGTGCAACAACGCCTGCCCCTTCTGCTTCATCGACCAGCAGCCCCCCGGCAAGCGCGACACCCTCTACCTCAAAGACGACGACTATCGCCTGAGTTTCCTCTACGGCAGCTACCTCACCCTCACCAACCTGCTGCCCCAGGAGTGGGAGCGCATTGCCCAACTGCGGCTGTCACCCCTCTACGTCTCCGTCCATGCCACCGAGGCAGAGGTGCGGTCGCGGCTGCTGAAAAACCCACGGGCGGGCCAAATCCTAGAACAACTGGCCTGGTTCCAAGCCCAGCGCTTGCAAATTCACGCCCAGGTTGTCGTTTGCCCCGGCATTAACGATGGCGACCACCTCGAAACCACCCTGCGGGATCTCGCTAAATTCCACCAGGGCGATATTCCCGCCGTCACCTCCGTGGCCGTGGTGCCTGTGGGGCTGACCCGCTTCCGCCCGCCCCAGGATGAATTGACCCCCGTCACCGCCGACCAAGCCGCCGCCACCATTGCCCAGGTCGAAGCCCTCCAGGCCGAATTTATGGCCCAATTTGGCACCCGCTTTGCTTGGCTGGCCGATGAATGGTACCTGTTGGCCAACCAAGAAGTACCCAGTGCCGACGACTACGAAGACTATCCCCAACTGGACAACGGCGTGGGCTCCATCCGCCAGTTCCTCACCCAGTTTGAGGACTCCGCCAGCAACTATCTGCCCGACGCCGTTCACCCGCCCCGCACCCTCACCTGGGTGGTGGGCAATGCCGTGGAGCACGCCTTCCAGCCCATTGTGGATCGGCTCAACCAAGTGGAAGACCTGACCGTGCAGCTCGTGGCCCTAGCTAGCGACTATTGGGGCCGAGACCTCACTGTCACCGGACTGCTGACCGGGCAAGACCTGATGGCGGGCCTAGACGGGAAGGAACTGGGAGATGCCCTGCTGCTGCCTACGGTGATGCTGAAGCCCAGCGATAGCGGCCAACCCGAAGACACCCTCTTTTTGGATGACGTGAGCGTGGCGGAGGTAGGGCAGCGGTTCAAGGTGCCCATTCTGCCCATCGAAGACACCGATGCCCTGGTGAAAATCTGCTGCGGCGTGGTGCCCAAGGCAACCTACACTAATCTGCAACCCGCCGTGGGCTACTGGGCTCCGTCCTAG
- a CDS encoding undecaprenyl-diphosphate phosphatase, whose protein sequence is MISTALATAFIHVLGPASVVSLGSVPSSLPLAQAGHPAVMETMSIFQAIVIGLVQGLTEFLPISSTAHVKMIPVVLGWGDPGVAFTAVIQLGSIAAILWYFWDDLRQVTVGMVQATLDRKFDAPDFRLGLGILVGTLPIVVGGLLIKVFIPDFDNSPLRSSATIAVVSIVMALLLAAAEWVGRRQRTFDHLTLKDGVLMGLAQALALIPGVSRSGSTLTAGLFMGLERATAARFSFLLGVPAITLAGVVELKGLLDNGLGNVGLIPLLVGLLTTVVSSYLSIVWLLNFLKQHSTWVFVWYRLAFGAAILLALVTGRMQNI, encoded by the coding sequence ATGATTTCAACGGCTCTAGCCACGGCCTTCATCCATGTCCTAGGCCCCGCATCCGTCGTATCCCTAGGATCTGTCCCGTCTAGCTTGCCCTTGGCCCAGGCGGGTCATCCAGCGGTGATGGAGACGATGAGCATTTTTCAGGCCATCGTGATCGGCCTGGTGCAGGGGTTGACAGAATTTTTGCCGATTAGTAGCACCGCCCACGTCAAGATGATCCCGGTGGTGCTGGGCTGGGGCGATCCGGGGGTGGCCTTCACGGCGGTGATTCAGTTGGGCAGCATTGCGGCCATTCTCTGGTACTTCTGGGATGATCTGCGCCAGGTGACGGTGGGCATGGTGCAGGCCACCCTAGACCGCAAGTTTGATGCGCCGGATTTTCGCCTGGGCCTAGGCATTCTGGTGGGCACCCTGCCGATTGTGGTGGGTGGGCTGCTGATCAAGGTCTTCATTCCCGATTTTGACAACTCTCCCCTGCGGAGTAGCGCCACCATTGCCGTGGTGTCTATCGTCATGGCCCTGCTGCTGGCGGCGGCGGAATGGGTGGGGCGGCGGCAGCGCACCTTTGATCACCTCACCCTCAAGGATGGGGTGCTGATGGGGTTAGCCCAGGCCCTCGCGCTGATTCCCGGCGTGTCTCGGTCGGGGTCTACCCTGACGGCGGGGCTGTTTATGGGCCTGGAACGGGCGACGGCGGCGCGGTTTTCCTTTTTGCTGGGGGTGCCTGCCATTACCCTGGCGGGAGTGGTGGAACTGAAGGGCTTGCTAGACAACGGCCTCGGCAATGTGGGGCTGATCCCCCTGCTGGTGGGGCTGCTGACCACCGTTGTGTCCTCCTATCTCTCCATTGTTTGGTTGCTCAACTTCCTGAAGCAGCACAGCACCTGGGTGTTTGTGTGGTACCGCCTCGCCTTTGGGGCCGCCATTTTGCTGGCTCTGGTGACGGGCCGAATGCAGAATATCTAG
- a CDS encoding adenylate/guanylate cyclase domain-containing protein gives MNTPESGPYLTLKTNAGPRYLSLTGLHCWTVGRSDDNNLVLPDRWISRNHAMLQGMDNGSFYLIDLGSRNGTFINGRRVSVPVTLQDGDEIIFGQTEISFSNPKTNAQNLAAAGAAAAADADREFTATAMLHVRRLISVMVVDIRDFTGLTRQLDEKVLSEAIGTWFRRAGEILTQYGSGVDKYIGDAVMAVWVHGPEGASPDEMRHILQAVNTLATMTSCLHEQFPLPFPLRIGAGLNTGYAMVGNTGSANRPDYTALGDTVNAAFRLESSTKQLGLDLAMGETTYDSLQTLGSRETYFQHHTVMLKGYDSPMTAHGGTFAQLNQFLVQQS, from the coding sequence GTGAACACCCCTGAATCTGGCCCCTACCTCACCCTCAAAACCAACGCTGGCCCACGCTACTTGTCCCTCACGGGACTACACTGCTGGACCGTGGGCCGCAGTGATGACAACAATTTAGTCCTGCCTGACCGCTGGATATCTCGCAACCATGCCATGCTCCAAGGCATGGACAACGGATCGTTCTACCTGATTGATTTGGGAAGCCGCAACGGCACCTTCATCAACGGGCGGCGGGTGAGTGTACCCGTAACCCTGCAAGATGGCGACGAAATTATTTTTGGGCAAACGGAGATCAGCTTCTCCAACCCCAAAACCAATGCCCAGAACCTGGCGGCAGCCGGAGCAGCGGCAGCAGCGGATGCCGACCGAGAGTTTACCGCCACCGCCATGCTCCACGTCCGGCGGCTCATTTCGGTGATGGTGGTGGATATCCGCGACTTTACGGGCCTAACCCGTCAACTAGACGAGAAAGTGCTCTCCGAGGCCATCGGCACCTGGTTTCGGCGGGCGGGGGAAATTCTCACCCAGTACGGCAGCGGGGTGGATAAGTACATTGGCGATGCGGTGATGGCGGTGTGGGTACATGGCCCAGAGGGGGCCAGCCCTGACGAGATGCGGCATATTCTCCAGGCGGTCAACACCCTCGCCACCATGACGAGCTGCCTCCACGAGCAGTTTCCGTTGCCCTTTCCCCTACGCATTGGGGCCGGACTGAACACGGGCTATGCCATGGTGGGCAACACCGGATCCGCCAATCGGCCCGACTACACCGCCCTAGGCGACACCGTGAACGCCGCCTTTCGCCTAGAGTCCTCCACCAAGCAGCTTGGCCTTGACCTGGCCATGGGCGAAACCACCTACGACTCTCTCCAAACCCTAGGCTCTAGGGAAACCTATTTTCAGCACCATACGGTTATGCTCAAGGGCTACGACAGCCCCATGACTGCCCACGGTGGCACCTTTGCCCAGCTCAATCAATTTTTGGTGCAGCAAAGCTAG
- a CDS encoding DUF3120 domain-containing protein, whose product MSLSPGLTSTKSLFLWLSAAQGWLSRSHQQLQVFGAAMGLVILPVFFQAPLVRYFPWVSLAMTPLWLWLGAVLMKRPRWEVWGDLIVGFGWIWLTGSLYWGWFRWEPVMHLPIEALGMPIAVLCLYYGTGRVGSYFFLGSLLGTAITDLYINWMHLFPVWRQLMEVEPDVAPVVLRAAAVALETDVAACRAVVLAIFLLVATAIALGTSRQLAWWAFGGAVLSTLIVDGLFFLSAMLA is encoded by the coding sequence TTGAGTCTCTCCCCCGGCCTCACCTCGACCAAAAGCCTATTTCTGTGGCTCTCTGCGGCCCAGGGTTGGCTCAGTCGCTCCCACCAACAGCTACAGGTTTTTGGGGCGGCCATGGGTCTCGTTATTTTACCAGTTTTTTTTCAAGCGCCCTTGGTGCGCTACTTCCCCTGGGTTAGCCTCGCGATGACGCCCCTGTGGCTGTGGCTGGGTGCGGTGCTGATGAAACGCCCCCGCTGGGAGGTGTGGGGTGATTTAATCGTAGGTTTTGGCTGGATTTGGCTAACCGGATCCCTCTACTGGGGCTGGTTTCGCTGGGAGCCCGTCATGCACCTGCCCATCGAAGCCCTGGGGATGCCCATTGCGGTGCTGTGCCTGTATTACGGCACGGGCCGGGTGGGCAGCTACTTTTTCCTAGGTTCCCTCCTCGGTACCGCCATTACTGACCTGTATATCAACTGGATGCACCTGTTTCCGGTGTGGCGGCAGCTCATGGAGGTGGAGCCCGATGTGGCCCCGGTGGTGCTGCGGGCGGCGGCGGTGGCCCTCGAAACCGATGTGGCGGCCTGTCGAGCGGTGGTGCTGGCTATCTTTCTGCTGGTGGCCACGGCCATCGCCCTAGGAACCTCCCGGCAGTTAGCCTGGTGGGCCTTTGGCGGGGCCGTTCTCAGCACCTTGATTGTCGATGGCTTGTTTTTCCTCAGCGCCATGCTGGCCTAG
- a CDS encoding endonuclease/exonuclease/phosphatase family protein: MVDSLSAPERRLFRVGTFNLSNLALPEREFYSGEAYSREDYLQKLTWIGRQLDRMKVDIVGFQEVFHQGALKEALHRSEYHRQHTIVMAEGSGRGPGLALATRFPILDQRVYEDFPPGSALDLDGAELPIHRFSHPVLAVDLALTDTIQCTAFVIHLKSKRPTLADGVDRSDPVEVAKGYARSLIRRAAEATALRCLLMEVLQDRRYPVIVMGDVNDNHTAVTTQIVAGQPPWECWPYRKKAPVWDVLLYQVKDIQARLGYGDHYYTHIHNGHYDSLDHIMVSEEFAAQNRDRIGRVTYVSVYNDHLFDQTLLDETIEPWKSDHGQVVATIELDPPPSTVPTFPVRRG, encoded by the coding sequence GTGGTCGATAGCCTTTCTGCCCCAGAGCGCCGCCTGTTTCGGGTGGGCACCTTTAACCTGTCTAACCTAGCCCTGCCGGAGCGTGAGTTTTATTCTGGCGAAGCCTACAGCCGCGAGGACTACCTGCAAAAACTTACCTGGATTGGCCGCCAGCTCGACCGCATGAAGGTAGATATTGTGGGTTTTCAGGAGGTGTTTCACCAGGGAGCCCTCAAGGAAGCCCTCCACCGCAGCGAGTACCACCGCCAGCACACCATTGTGATGGCCGAAGGGAGCGGACGTGGCCCTGGACTGGCCCTTGCAACACGGTTCCCGATCTTAGATCAGCGGGTCTACGAAGACTTTCCCCCCGGTAGTGCCCTGGATTTAGACGGTGCAGAACTGCCGATTCATCGGTTTTCCCACCCGGTGCTGGCGGTGGATCTGGCCCTCACCGACACGATTCAATGTACGGCCTTTGTCATCCACCTCAAGTCAAAGCGGCCCACCCTGGCGGATGGCGTAGATCGTAGTGACCCGGTGGAGGTGGCCAAGGGCTATGCGCGGTCGCTGATTCGGCGGGCGGCGGAGGCCACGGCCCTACGCTGTTTGCTGATGGAGGTGCTGCAAGATCGGCGCTATCCGGTGATTGTGATGGGCGACGTTAACGATAACCACACCGCCGTCACCACCCAAATTGTGGCCGGACAGCCCCCCTGGGAATGCTGGCCCTACCGCAAAAAAGCCCCGGTGTGGGACGTGCTGCTGTACCAGGTGAAGGACATCCAGGCCCGCCTCGGCTACGGCGATCACTACTACACCCACATCCACAACGGCCACTACGACAGCCTCGACCACATCATGGTGAGCGAAGAGTTTGCCGCCCAAAACCGCGACCGCATTGGCCGCGTCACCTACGTTTCGGTCTACAACGACCACCTGTTTGACCAAACCCTGCTCGACGAAACCATCGAACCCTGGAAGTCTGACCACGGCCAGGTCGTCGCCACCATCGAGCTAGATCCGCCCCCCTCCACCGTACCTACCTTCCCGGTGCGGCGGGGGTAG